The Acidobacteriota bacterium genome has a window encoding:
- a CDS encoding iron-containing alcohol dehydrogenase translates to MAPAEIRSTDSFPEGNPQRPCFMDLSPFEFHSAARVLFGLNAIGRLGEVSVELGFKRSLLVADHGLQASGHVDEALDALGAAGVEALPFHDFDVNPDADMVEQGRRFAAEQRPDSIIGLGGGSSLDCAKGINFLLTNGGRMQDYRGYGKATRDMLPMIGIPTTAGTGSEAQSYALISDPNSHEKMACGDPKAAFRAVLLDPALTLSQPAQVTATAGFDAVSHAVESFVTTKRNAVSECFSREAWRLLEGNYERVLRAPGDLDARGAMLLGAYFAGLAIEHSMLGASHACANPLTSHHGVTHGVAIAMLLPQVVRWNASVVGARYRELMHLAGVNGFDRDDPVALATRLEEMAARGGMPSGLRAVGVTREDLGRLAEAASLQWTGRFNPRPLDRKGALEVYQWAL, encoded by the coding sequence ATGGCGCCGGCCGAGATTCGGTCCACCGACTCCTTCCCCGAAGGGAATCCCCAACGTCCTTGCTTCATGGATTTATCTCCTTTTGAATTTCATTCGGCAGCCCGGGTCCTCTTCGGTCTGAACGCGATAGGACGCCTGGGTGAGGTCTCGGTCGAACTGGGGTTCAAGCGGTCGCTGCTGGTGGCCGACCATGGCCTGCAAGCCTCGGGCCACGTGGACGAAGCCCTGGACGCTCTCGGGGCGGCGGGCGTTGAGGCGTTGCCCTTCCACGACTTCGACGTCAACCCCGATGCCGACATGGTCGAGCAGGGGCGACGGTTCGCAGCCGAACAGAGGCCGGACTCCATCATCGGACTGGGGGGAGGCAGTTCCCTGGATTGCGCCAAGGGCATCAACTTTCTGCTGACCAACGGCGGCCGCATGCAGGACTACCGGGGATACGGCAAGGCCACCAGGGACATGCTGCCCATGATCGGCATTCCCACCACCGCCGGCACCGGCAGCGAGGCTCAGAGCTACGCGCTCATTTCCGACCCGAATTCCCATGAGAAGATGGCTTGCGGGGATCCCAAGGCCGCCTTTCGAGCGGTCCTGCTGGACCCGGCGCTGACGCTTTCCCAACCGGCTCAGGTAACGGCCACGGCAGGATTCGATGCCGTTTCCCACGCGGTGGAGAGCTTCGTCACCACCAAGCGCAACGCCGTCTCCGAGTGCTTTTCCAGGGAAGCCTGGAGATTGCTCGAGGGGAACTACGAGAGAGTGCTGAGAGCCCCGGGGGATCTCGACGCCAGGGGAGCCATGCTGCTGGGGGCCTATTTTGCCGGGCTGGCCATCGAGCACTCCATGCTGGGGGCCAGCCACGCCTGCGCCAACCCTCTGACGAGCCATCACGGGGTCACTCACGGGGTTGCCATCGCCATGCTGCTTCCCCAGGTGGTGCGCTGGAACGCGTCGGTGGTGGGGGCCAGGTACCGGGAGTTGATGCACTTGGCCGGGGTAAACGGGTTCGACCGCGACGACCCGGTGGCGCTGGCGACGCGCCTGGAAGAGATGGCCGCGCGTGGCGGGATGCCTTCCGGACTCAGAGCCGTGGGAGTGACCAGGGAGGATCTGGGTCGACTGGCGGAAGCAGCCAGCCTGCAGTGGACCGGACGATTCAATCCCCGGCCTCTGGACCGGAAAGGAGCCTTGGAGGTCTACCAATGGGCACTTTAG
- the ggt gene encoding gamma-glutamyltransferase: MDAGSGMGVSLFEGQQVAVAGRRWATRSEVLARDGMAATSQPLATQVAVDTLRKGGTALDAAIAANAMLGLVEPVSCGIGGDLFALVWDAGARSLSGLNGSGRSPYSLELAELKRRGLSRLPSRGPLSVSVPGCVDGWYTLHERYGRLPMDQLLAPTIEYARRGFPVSEVISRDWDASVAIHGKWPGFLETFTLEGRAPRAGEVFASPHLAVTLEAIARSGREAFYQGEIPRRIEAYFKRLGGFLSAGDLADHRSEWVEPVATDYRGYRVWQLPPNGQGIAVLQMLNLLEAYDIASMGFGSTDHIHHFVEAKKLVFEDRARFYADPAFNRIPVRQLISKAYAGRRCKLLDSLQAGKSFDAGNPALAAGDTVYLTTADSAGNMVSFIQSNFKGMGSGMTPEGLGFMLQNRGELFSLEEGHFNCYAPHKRPFHTIIPGFVTRNGEPFLSFGVMGGDFQALGQVQVLLNLIDFGMNLQEAGDAPRINHDGSSSPTGDCMDDGGVVELERGYSEESVEGLLRRGHRVTRNAGPFGGYQAIGVDPAARVYRGASESRKDGQAAGY, from the coding sequence CTGGCCACCCAGGTGGCTGTGGATACTCTCAGGAAAGGGGGGACCGCCCTGGACGCCGCCATTGCGGCCAATGCGATGCTGGGCCTGGTGGAGCCGGTCTCGTGCGGGATCGGGGGCGACCTTTTTGCCCTGGTCTGGGATGCCGGCGCCAGGAGCTTGTCCGGTCTCAACGGCAGTGGCCGCTCCCCCTATTCCCTGGAGTTGGCGGAATTGAAACGGCGAGGCCTGAGCCGGCTGCCTTCCCGGGGACCGCTCTCGGTGTCCGTGCCGGGATGCGTGGACGGGTGGTACACACTCCACGAGCGCTACGGGAGGCTGCCCATGGATCAGTTGCTGGCCCCGACCATTGAATATGCTCGCCGGGGATTTCCGGTCTCGGAGGTTATTTCCAGGGACTGGGACGCAAGCGTGGCGATCCACGGGAAGTGGCCCGGCTTCCTGGAGACCTTTACGCTGGAGGGTCGGGCCCCCCGGGCGGGCGAGGTGTTCGCCAGTCCCCACCTGGCGGTGACGCTGGAAGCGATTGCCCGGTCGGGCAGGGAAGCCTTCTACCAGGGAGAAATCCCCCGGAGGATCGAAGCCTATTTCAAGAGACTGGGGGGATTTCTGAGCGCCGGGGATCTGGCGGACCATCGTTCGGAATGGGTGGAGCCGGTGGCCACCGATTACCGGGGGTACCGTGTCTGGCAGCTCCCTCCCAATGGACAGGGCATTGCCGTATTGCAGATGCTGAATCTGCTGGAGGCCTACGACATCGCCTCCATGGGCTTCGGCTCCACCGATCACATCCACCATTTCGTGGAGGCCAAGAAGCTGGTTTTCGAAGATCGCGCCCGATTTTATGCCGATCCCGCCTTCAACCGGATTCCGGTCCGCCAGTTGATTTCGAAGGCCTATGCAGGCCGGCGCTGCAAGCTGCTGGACTCCCTGCAGGCGGGAAAGAGCTTCGACGCGGGCAACCCGGCCCTCGCTGCCGGAGACACCGTTTACCTGACGACGGCCGACTCGGCCGGGAACATGGTCTCCTTCATTCAGAGCAACTTCAAGGGCATGGGGTCGGGAATGACTCCCGAGGGACTGGGCTTCATGCTGCAGAACCGGGGCGAACTGTTCAGCCTGGAGGAGGGCCACTTCAACTGCTACGCGCCCCACAAACGGCCCTTCCACACCATTATTCCCGGGTTTGTCACCCGGAACGGCGAACCTTTCCTCAGCTTTGGCGTGATGGGAGGTGACTTCCAGGCCCTGGGCCAGGTTCAGGTGCTCCTGAACCTGATCGACTTCGGCATGAACCTGCAGGAGGCCGGGGACGCCCCGCGCATCAACCACGACGGATCTTCCTCGCCGACCGGCGACTGCATGGACGATGGCGGCGTGGTGGAGCTGGAGAGGGGCTATTCCGAAGAATCGGTGGAGGGGCTGCTGCGACGGGGTCACCGGGTCACCCGGAACGCGGGCCCCTTCGGGGGGTATCAAGCCATCGGGGTCGACCCGGCAGCTCGGGTCTACCGAGGGGCTTCCGAGTCGCGAAAGGACGGCCAGGCGGCCGGGTATTGA